DNA from Choristoneura fumiferana chromosome 6, NRCan_CFum_1, whole genome shotgun sequence:
TATTATGTTTCTTGCATCTTCCATCAGTGCAACGTAGCAAACAACATTCTGACCGAATGTTTATTTGCTTGCAGGTTTTGAATCGAAACGTTTCATGTTTGCAGATTTCGGCGACAGATTCGGCGACTTCGACAGATTCCCTTTCGACGACATCCCGCCGGAGTTCCGCGACCACTTCCCGACGCACTGGGGCCGGAGGTTCGAGGAGCCCCCGCCCCAACAGACGCCGCCACAGCCGCAGCAGCAGCCCGCGCCCGCGTCGCCGCAGCCGCACCAGACCACCGCCGCCACACAGACAGAGCTCCCCAGCGGGTCGCACGACGGGCCCTCCCTTCCACAGTACGGCCTCAGGAACACAGTCGACCTCGGCCAGAAGAGCGCCACAGATCCGTCGGTCGATGCTGACGAGCGCAGCCAGAGGTCCATGTCCGCGccccccgccgcccgcgccgcgacCATGAGCCACCCGCacgagccgccgccgccgccgcccgaccAGCACTCCAACGTGCGCCACATCCCCATCTTCGTGGAGGGCCGCGACGAGCCCGTCATCAACCGGTCCGAGCCCGAGCCCAAGCAGCAGTACGGTCCGCCACACGTCGACCGCGACCAGTACTTCACCGACGAGGGGCCCGCCACTTTCCACCACCCGCCCAACTTCTCTCGCGCCTTCGGCACGCCCTTCAACAAAGGCTTCCGCCAGGGCCCGCAGCCCTTCACGCAGCAGAAGGCGTACCCTCAGACCGCGTTCACGAGGGGAGCTTCTCCGCAGCGCTCGCAGTCGCCCAAAGCCCAGCCGCACCCCGAGGAGCAGTATGCCAAGCACGAGCCGGCGCCCCGCGCGCAGCCCCCGCACCAACCCCCGCAACAGCAACCCCCGCAGCAGCAGCCCCCGCCGCCGCAGCAGCCGCACGCCGCGTCGCCGCCTCCGCCGCCCAAACCGCAACCTTCGCCCAAGGATCCCATCACACTAATCCTCAGTATTCAAACCGACGTCCTCAATCTCATGTCTGAAGTAGAAAACTTCGTCGGAACGAAAAAAGACAAGAAATACATCTTCCTCGACGAGATGCTTACGAGAAATCTTATCAAACTAGACAATATAGAAACGGAGGGCAAAGACAACATCCGGCAGGCGCGGAAGGAAGCGATCAAGTGTATCGAGAAATGTATAGCCGTGCTGGAGGCCAAAGCGGACGGGCGGACCGCCGCGccggcggcggccgcgccgcccgccgacCCGGCGCCCGAAGACAAGCCGCCGGAAAACGGCGAGCTCGAAATGAAAGAGAACACCAAAGAGGAGCCGCAACCCGATACTCAAGAAATGAAAGACGTAGCGCAGGAGAGCGACGCACAGAAAACAGAGGAGAACGCAGTCGAAACGAAACCAGAGGAGATTAAAGAAGAGCCACAACCCCAAGCGCCTGACACGCGACCCGAGAACCGTGCCGTCCTAGTAGAGAAACCCGAAAACAAAAGCGAAGATGCCGACAAGAAAGGCAGTCCCAAAAAAAGTACAAAGGTCGTAAAGAAACGCGACAAGAGCAGAGATAAGAATAAAGATAGCCCTAAGGAAGAAGCTGAGGAGAAAAAAGTAGAAACTATGCAAGTAGACGATAAGGGTGACAAGACAGGCCCCCAGCAGATGGAGGTCGACGGTGCTGCAGCTAGTCAATGAATTGCCTTAGTCAATTGTTTGTAGATACGCCTCGAGCGCGGCCTCGCGATCACTGTGCATTATGTAACAAAGGTGTTGACGTGTTTATGTTTGTACAATAAGTCTCTAATACAAAACGAGGACAGTATCCTCTACGCCTAGGATTTGAAGTGGTCTCTTCTTATTTAAAtccttataatatttaattaatttattgtttatcaCTATCTGATAACACAATTTTCTCAATAAATGATGATTtcacaaaatgtatttaaaacgTTTATTTCGAACTTTCCTTAAACATTAGTGGCCTTACCACAAAGACTTAGACTTGCTTACAATTTAAATGTCTATAAATGACATGTGCTAAACATACGTTCAACGGTCGTCTAAGTTTTTGTAGTAAAGCGGAGAATACATAATTTATAGAATACATGGCCaaataaagatattataatATCATATCACAGAAAGCAATTTTATAATTAGGAGAGTGcggagaaataaaaaacattttctgaaacttacaatttggcgccaaaaatccgccattttgatttttcaagaattttatGTACCCAGTGTCTATCGCgccatcaagacgaatccaatggcgtatcatttatcaaaatcggttcagccgttgagtagttacgaaaggacataggaatatacatacataatacatacgcgtcaaacacgtAACCctccttcgcagtcgggtaaaaagcatTCATTAGGCGAGGAATATTTCAGTCGGTTTTGGTAGGTACCcaactgcacgcgtcgcgtgcgacggttTTTATTTGTACCCGCGCCAGCTTGCGCAGGCCCTAAGAATGTTACCGGTTCACTACAACCAAATGTCATAATACAAAGTACCTAGTACGCCGCAATGTCAAAACAGATTAGTTTCAAAATGTCTAAAATTTGAAATGACTCGCATCTACTTCTTAAAACACCGTTTTCTTGACATGACTGTAATTTAACtgtaatacaaatacaaaaatgtctCAAGGTAAAAACGTACAattctcaaaatacctaaaatacGTTCTGAGCTGCAATGGAATATGTCTACATTTCGTAATCATTGtttttcattcataaatttAGCGATGaataactaaatttattttcaactttggATTCatccaattttattttgttactatttttataaatacgaTCGAAAATTTAGTACCCAGTCTAAATTCTAGGTATTATGAAACTAATACATTTTCACCTCCAGTCTTAATAATAATCGATATTTGAAGGAGTTGTTCTTTTTACCCattatatatactgagcggcaaaaaatctggccctcaaatgtatacagtaataggtaattttctatgtagagtgggccaaattttgtgccgctgagtatatttgttGTTGTGTGTTGTGTAAAGGTAATGATGACTTTTTGTTATAcggaaaaaaaactatttgagatttttgacattttggaactAATCTGTTTTGACATTGCGACGTACTAAGAACAtggtttaattaatttggtTGTAGGGAACCGGTAACCTAAGAATTAGGGGACAAAAActgcctgtttcaccactctgCATATTTTACATGGCAAATATCTGTTATGCCGTCTGTAAGGCCGGTTTCAGATTAGCGTTTTATTTGTGAAGCTCATTTTTGGAAGCGCGTGTATGCGCGTATAGGTGCAGTTTTGGTTCTTCGACCGTTTAACACGCAGGAATACGAGCGTACATGCGCGTTCGGTTTAATCTAGCGGGCGTATAAGCGCATATGCCAAAaaaatggccaagtgcgagGCGGACTCGCGCACGGTATTCGGTATCCCTCCTTTTCGCAGAAaaattattcccaaatgtttcatttgccaaactgttttatttcccaattCCCAATTTTCTCCGCGtattttaagttgtttgtttaaaaagttccgaaaaaatatggtttcagagaaaatcctgTGTTTGGAAATGCAACAGTTTGGTAAATGTAGCATTTCGGAATAACATTTCGCCGAAAAAACAGAACCTAAATTTTGTGACTCGCTCCAGTCTACTCCCATTCCTTCATGACCCTGTCCCAGTCTTCCTCAGCTATGAACGGTTTGTCAATACAGTTGATCATGTGCTCCCCGCAGAAGATGCATTCATTGGCCACTATGTCGTCTATTTCGTTGCGGAGCAGTTCCCGCAGAGGCAGTCCACTGGAGGTGAGGGTTGATAGTTCTATCTTCGAGAGTACGTTCAGTTGTCGCTGGAGGTCCGCTAACTTGTTGCGGCGAGCGGGGCCTGGGGAACggttttgtttgttatattaACGGACCATTACTGCGCACGGCCACGTACAGTCGGTCGGTACcccaatgataatgatgactctAATAATATCCACTTTTGTATACAAATAGTATGAAAAAGAAGTTAGGAAAGCGACCATACACAAGGTCACTCATATCCATGTCTATACTATTATGTTTTGAAATAGTaaagtcagcaacaaaaatatacatacgtttgaAATGCCAAAAATTTGTATACAGCACTTTATTGCCtcaacattaaggtcgtgtatacatatttttacccTGTTACTCTATTTAGGAATACTCACCGTAATTAGATATAACAAAGCTATCGTGAGTGATAGATAGCATTCAGTTGGTGTACTGACCAAGTATGGGCTGAGCCTCTGCCAGCAAGCAGTCGCTGTGGAACTTGTGTCCGCACGGGAACAGGTAGAAGGGCcgcagcagcagcgccagcTCGCACAGGCAGCACGGCTCCGACACGGACACCTTCACGCTGCGGTTGCGGAACGACTTGATGTCTGAACGGACCTACAACGTACAAGTTAATGATCTATACAGGATGTTCGGCACATGGACCGTCAaatttttttgggatattgttGGATTCATTTGCTAACTTTTCACCCCTGGACCTTGGGTCCTAAGGGTcacggtttttgagatatgattttttacatgtttttttctcaaatttccCGAAATCCCGCCTTAAAAAATTTGGAACTTCTTATTAATGTTTgtaaaaccaatattttttttgtatttaatacttggtaatacaataattataattgataGTCTCAAAGGGACATTCGAgcatttttattccaaaaaattactgattgtgttaaaaaaatcctacttcgaaatacaattattaataaaaaaactaaagacaaattgagcagttaatttttttaaattacttctcTAGCTTATGACCTTCCTAATGATATGCTACacattgataaaaataaagcttACCGATTCTGCAGCCTGCGTAGCTTCGTCCATTTCAGACTTTAACTCTTTTATTTGACAGTTgtattcctgaaaaaaaaaatgaacatataATGATGAATTTAAGATAAAATACGAGTAAGTGGACAGACATTTTTGTACATCAATCACTGGTAGAATGTATTGGTTTAGATTGTACTGTTTATAGCAGGGTGTTTTAGTAATAGATTCTTAGATCGAATATCAATGGTAGACTGGATGGTTGTATGAATATCTTTTGATAGCGTTGACATAGAAGTTTCACTTTTTCACTGGCTCAAGAGGTAGCAGACAGAAGAGGTATTTGATATTCATTTCAGCTTGGTACCTCCATGCATTCCTGAGAAAAGGGGTCTggccagacagacagagaggCCACAGAGTTATCCTATAATCGCCAATCGTTCGACCGATTAGTGTGGCAATACTTAATTCTTAAATGTCATAGTTTTAacaagaataagaatggtttactagctgataaaatagatacacatacaaaaACACTGACACAAACACTTGCATGCATGTATACCTattcctaccagccaaaatggccgccactcagctatgtgtcgcgaaaagatctgGAGATAATTTTTATAACAGAATCGTGGCCCACTGTGGAatcttttcgtagaaaaagtcacagtgacattgcattgcttgacaagggaattattattatgacacttattGTGAGAACGATCTACGGTGgttcaggaatcaaatggttcgactgtacctgcAAGGACTGGCAGATGGGGTCCCGGAAGTGGTCGATGGTGACGACGTCGCTGAAGAAAGGCAGCAGGTCCTCGATCTTGAGAAGCGGACACTCCGCCAGGAAGCTCATCGCTTCCTTCAGCTCTTGGTTCTGGGTTATCACGTGCTCCGCTGGAATATGTCGATTTATCAATATTGGTAATTGACTTGCAAAGTTTATTGAGGATTGGCACTATAGCACccacgaaacgccagtgttgccatgcgtggcgcgctcgACAGAGTCTGAGAtttggacgcgggaaaagcgatcgtcaatatAATTGttagtttgtaaaagaagtctagCCCCAGTCGACAGTCTAAGGACCACAGGCTAATAAAGTCACCAGAgcccagtttctcgaagcatattagtctactcgtgaccacggccactgtaatgtggttgaaacgtcgagcgcgataagtcccgtttgtggtattttgactatgagtgaaaatcactaGTTTAAAACGGCATATTTAGaattgtggataacgctcattttcgaggcttaaagactcgactatatttgacaattaaattagcttattttatgcgtatggatgcaaaaaaccgtctttgcggcctttgagtcgttaagcctcgaatattagtgttttgtctcattttttcatacaatttatgagacaaaacactaatattattagactaataagCTTTGAGAAACAGGGCTCACGGCTGTCTTAAGCCATACGGCACACAAGAACTTGGGGCCCTTTTGGAAACTATGAAAGTGAATATTACATTCCCCCtccccctttttagggttccggagccaaaatggcaaaaacggaacccttatagttgtCCAAGCATGTTATTCCTTCAATAGGGGATAATTGGAGGGCCTTGAAGTTGGCAACATTTGCCTCCCGCGCTTCACAAGGCGACGGTGGCGCCGTGAGAAAAAAAGGAACTGTTCTTGCGGCGGATCGGTCGGACGGCGTGTGCTCCAAGTCACTCTtcgttaataaaaacattataacgaTTTAAGTTAAGATTGTGATGTGTGGTGTAGTGATACTACATAACAATTACACAAAACAAGCCCAAACATCGACAAGAACTCGGCCCGGGCCACGGCGGCGGCTCCACTCGGCGGCGGCACCATCAAGACCACGCGGGTTCCATCAATTCAAGGTAAATTGTCCCTTATCGTGTTATACCATGCTTGGACTCCTTCCCCTGAAACTGTATGTAATAATTCGAGCTATCGAAGAAGAGTATGTCGGTTAACATACTTTTTGGTCCATCGAGTCGTAAACGGTTACGTGTGTATACCTACCGGTAGGAATCTTAGTAGGAATTTTGTTTGTTCGGTTCTAATAATCTTATACCTCGGTTTCGGTTATATTCTAAATAATAAGCAGATATTTAAGTAACTAAATTCGGCTTTACGGTTAACAATTCGGCGAAAACAATTAGGTTAGGTACATTTATTACGCGTGTCTATTGTTGTgcgtaaattttatacctaatCTAGGCTTGTAAAGACTTGTTTCGGAATGctacgtaggtaggtaaaaataaaattttggttcagtggttttttGGTTAgtttaggtacatacctacttcgTATTGTTGCGTATTAGCAGATTTctaagaaaaacaaaatggcgaaaGCCAGTGAAGTAAAGTTTAAAATCGAATGCGAATGGTTTGAACATTCAAGTAGTATGAGTAAATCAAGTGAATACTCATCCGGTGTTATATCGGTTCGGCTCAGGAAACTAGAGGATCATTACGAAAAATTATCGGCGGCATACGAGAACCTGTTAAATATCGTCACGGACGAAAACATAACGACTGGCTATGATGCTCGTTTTAAAACTGCCACTATTCAGTATAACGAGTTAGATGCAATAGCAGCGAAATTCCCGAATTCGGACGGCTCCTATCCGACAACGGAAAGTGCAACACATTCTCGCCTGCCTGTGTTGGACTTGGATAACTTTGAAGGAAATGTATTCGAATGGTTCAGCTTCATTAGTTTATATAATTCTCTAGTCCTCTCTAGAAAAGATTTGTCAAAAACGGAAAAATACCATTACCTATTTTCACATGTCCATAAAGAACCCCGCACTCTAATACAACATTTACCTATGACAAATGAATCATTAGATATCGCGCTAGATATATTAAAGTCACGGTACGAGAACAAAAGAATGATTATTGACAGGCATCTTTCACGCTTGATTAATTTACCTAATGTGTCAAACAGCCAAAACCTCCGAGTAGGCATGTTAAACCCACTGTTGGAGTCAGTAAGGTCTCTTAAAAATCTAGGGCTTACGATAGACGACTATTTTCTATTATACATGTGTTTGTGTAAGTTGCCTAACGATTTGAAAACACGCTTTGAACAAAGACACGGTGGCGTTAAAAACGACCTCCCTACATTCGATAATTTCATTACGTTCTTACAAAACGAATGCCATTTTATTGATACCAGCAATCATTCGGCATCGGTTGCAATTTCGGCGCCGATTTCGGCAAACTTCGGTCAACCTCGCAAGACGAACTTCATACCGCGCGAACCAAATAGGTCGTTCGACAAAACCGGGTGCGCGTTTTGCAATAGTCAATCCCATAAAATTATGGACTGCTATAAATTTCAGGATATGTCACGTGATGACAGGCGTGGACtgattaaatctaaaaatttgTGTTTTAGATGTTTCGGTAACCATTCGGCTATTTCTTGCAAACGGAATGTACCCTGTATGTACTGTAATAATACTGGTCATAATAAAATGATCTGTACATTTGCTACACGCAAAGAAAACACCTACGTCAAGGGTGGCGGCAAAGTCGATTcgacttattataaaaaaccaAACCATGTGTCGGTCGGCGTAGTCGATAGTGAATGTGATCGACAAAGTAATAACTATTATAACTATGATGTCAATCGGAACGAAAATCGTTGCACTCGTTACGAGCGAACGCACAGCAGCGACCGAGCGGGGCCCGCGCAGTCGGCGCAGTATGACAACAAACATGGCGGCAGGCCGAGCCGCGCCGCTTCGCGCGAAAAAAGTCAACATCGTTCAGTGTCGCCACCTGGTGTGCGACGCTCGCCTCACGCTCAATAGCAATTACAGCAAAAGAATAGTAATGTCGCTTCATTAACTACACCTAAAGTTTTAGAAAATGTTTTGTTGCCTACGGTGATTGTTTATGTGCGGTCAACGTGCGGTGATTATGTTCCCGCTCGCGCTTTATTAGATTCGGGCTCGCAAATCACTATCATACGAAATGATTTTGCGAATTCTCTTAGCTTGAAGCGGCATAACTGTTCTATACCTATTGTCGGTGTCGGCGGCAATAGTACAAAATTGAGcgacaaaatggtaattattaatttcaagtcaaaaCCTGACTCGAATTCGGTTCTCACGGTTTCGGCGGTGGTTATGACGACTCCTACATCCTATAATGCTAGGCGGTTTACGTCATCTTATGAATGCAAGTTATCGGACACTAACTTTGCACATTTGTCAAAAATAGACATAATTTTCGGATGTGACATTTTGGGCGAGATTTtaaataacgaaaaaataaacttacgGTCGGAGACGGACGGTCCGTACGTTTTGGACACTATTTGTGATTACGCTTTATTCGGCCCGGTATCTAGCAATAATTCGGTTTCGGTATCTAATAATAATTCGGTTTCGGTATCTGATAACAATTCGGTTTCGGTATCTGAAAACAATTCTGTTTCGGTATCTGACAAcaattcggtttcggtttcaAACTCGTTAGATAAGAgttcgtttttaaataatacagaTATATCTCGCATTTCGGATGATAAGCTTGCGGTTTCAATGAAAAATACGGTTACGGATATGACAATTTTTTCGGGAAGTTCACTAATAGAAACAGTGGAACGGTTTTGGGCTTCGGAAGAGCCTCCTTCGGTCAAAATTATTAAGGATCCACTAGATGTGGATTGCGAAAACTTGTTCGTAGAAACAACTATTCGCGGTTCGGACGGAAAATACATGGTGCGGTTACCAATTATACCTACACATTCTCGACTGGGAGATTCTCGGCAAATGGCTTATCGACGGTTACTGGCGTTGGAAAGACGTTTTCAGTTACAACcggaatttaaaaatacatattgtaaatttatgaatgaatacATTGATCTCGGACATATGCAAAAGTCGAAATTTCGGAATTACAACGATGAACATTATTTCTTAGCACATCACGGCGTCTTTAAAACATCTGGAGATACTTCAAAAATTAGGGTTGTCTTTGACGGCAGCGGAAAAACATCTAACGGTGTCGCTTTGAATGACTGTCTGTATGCTGGTGAAAGGCTGCAGAATGatattagtaaaattatattgaatTTTCGGTACCcggtttttgtatttataacagACATTCGTATGATGTTTAGACAAACTTGGATTCATCC
Protein-coding regions in this window:
- the stv gene encoding BAG domain-containing protein starvin isoform X1 gives rise to the protein MQQSSKQASNIRSPRQKTKMPLRGNSFRGFPFDEEEGSGAWSSLAARHPDIAARLRQRPATWARKRRPSSQDAGDDFGDRFGDFDRFPFDDIPPEFRDHFPTHWGRRFEEPPPQQTPPQPQQQPAPASPQPHQTTAATQTELPSGSHDGPSLPQYGLRNTVDLGQKSATDPSVDADERSQRSMSAPPAARAATMSHPHEPPPPPPDQHSNVRHIPIFVEGRDEPVINRSEPEPKQQYGPPHVDRDQYFTDEGPATFHHPPNFSRAFGTPFNKGFRQGPQPFTQQKAYPQTAFTRGASPQRSQSPKAQPHPEEQYAKHEPAPRAQPPHQPPQQQPPQQQPPPPQQPHAASPPPPPKPQPSPKDPITLILSIQTDVLNLMSEVENFVGTKKDKKYIFLDEMLTRNLIKLDNIETEGKDNIRQARKEAIKCIEKCIAVLEAKADGRTAAPAAAAPPADPAPEDKPPENGELEMKENTKEEPQPDTQEMKDVAQESDAQKTEENAVETKPEEIKEEPQPQAPDTRPENRAVLVEKPENKSEDADKKGSPKKSTKVVKKRDKSRDKNKDSPKEEAEEKKVETMQVDDKGDKTGPQQMEVDGAAASQ
- the stv gene encoding BAG domain-containing protein starvin isoform X3, which gives rise to MKRNRGFPFDEEEGSGAWSSLAARHPDIAARLRQRPATWARKRRPSSQDAGDDFGDRFGDFDRFPFDDIPPEFRDHFPTHWGRRFEEPPPQQTPPQPQQQPAPASPQPHQTTAATQTELPSGSHDGPSLPQYGLRNTVDLGQKSATDPSVDADERSQRSMSAPPAARAATMSHPHEPPPPPPDQHSNVRHIPIFVEGRDEPVINRSEPEPKQQYGPPHVDRDQYFTDEGPATFHHPPNFSRAFGTPFNKGFRQGPQPFTQQKAYPQTAFTRGASPQRSQSPKAQPHPEEQYAKHEPAPRAQPPHQPPQQQPPQQQPPPPQQPHAASPPPPPKPQPSPKDPITLILSIQTDVLNLMSEVENFVGTKKDKKYIFLDEMLTRNLIKLDNIETEGKDNIRQARKEAIKCIEKCIAVLEAKADGRTAAPAAAAPPADPAPEDKPPENGELEMKENTKEEPQPDTQEMKDVAQESDAQKTEENAVETKPEEIKEEPQPQAPDTRPENRAVLVEKPENKSEDADKKGSPKKSTKVVKKRDKSRDKNKDSPKEEAEEKKVETMQVDDKGDKTGPQQMEVDGAAASQ
- the stv gene encoding BAG domain-containing protein starvin isoform X2, which translates into the protein MESPVVLEKPPEYHGKGDERGFPFDEEEGSGAWSSLAARHPDIAARLRQRPATWARKRRPSSQDAGDDFGDRFGDFDRFPFDDIPPEFRDHFPTHWGRRFEEPPPQQTPPQPQQQPAPASPQPHQTTAATQTELPSGSHDGPSLPQYGLRNTVDLGQKSATDPSVDADERSQRSMSAPPAARAATMSHPHEPPPPPPDQHSNVRHIPIFVEGRDEPVINRSEPEPKQQYGPPHVDRDQYFTDEGPATFHHPPNFSRAFGTPFNKGFRQGPQPFTQQKAYPQTAFTRGASPQRSQSPKAQPHPEEQYAKHEPAPRAQPPHQPPQQQPPQQQPPPPQQPHAASPPPPPKPQPSPKDPITLILSIQTDVLNLMSEVENFVGTKKDKKYIFLDEMLTRNLIKLDNIETEGKDNIRQARKEAIKCIEKCIAVLEAKADGRTAAPAAAAPPADPAPEDKPPENGELEMKENTKEEPQPDTQEMKDVAQESDAQKTEENAVETKPEEIKEEPQPQAPDTRPENRAVLVEKPENKSEDADKKGSPKKSTKVVKKRDKSRDKNKDSPKEEAEEKKVETMQVDDKGDKTGPQQMEVDGAAASQ